DNA sequence from the Desulfovibrio sp. ZJ209 genome:
ATGTAGACCGCGCACTCAAGGCCCAGGCGCGCGGCCGCCGCGGCCGTTGCCACGCCGTGCTGGCCGGCGCCGGTCTCGGCCACCAGGGCGCGCTTGCCCATGCGCTTGGCGAGCAGCGCCTGCCCCAGCGTATTGTTGATCTTGTGCGCGCCGGTGTGCAGCAGGTCCTCGCGCTTGAGCCAGAGGTCGAAGCCGAGCTCGCGGGAGAGCGTCGGGCAATGCGTCAGCGGCGTTTCGCGGCCGGCATAGTCGCTAAGCAGGGTGCCCAGTTCTTCCTGAAAGGCGGGCGTGGGCATGATGTCGCGCATGGCCGCTTCCACCTCCTGAAGCGGCGGCACGAGCAGCTCGGGCACGAAGCGGCCCCCGAATTCTCCAAAATAGCCGTTCCTCATATATGCTCTCCAGAGGCCCCGGAGGCGGCGGCCAGGGCGGCCGCCAGCAGTTCCGGGGATTTTTTGCCCGGCGCTTCCTCCACGCCGGAATTGAAGTCAAGGCCGTCGGGGCCGCAGGCCGCCACGGCGGACGCCACATTGAGGGGCGAGAGGCCGCCCGCAAGGAGCCAGGGACGGGGCGGACGCAAGCCCGCGAGGCGCCCCCAGTCCTGTGGCCGGCCGCTGCCCCCGCCCCCGCGCCCGGCCTCGAGCAGGAACCAGGCGCAGGCCGGGGCATGGGCCTCCATGTCGGCCATAAGCTCAGCGCGCGAGGCATAGCGCTCGGGCCAGAGGACGCGGATGACGCGGGAGGGCCCGATGCGCTCCGCCGAGGCGCGGTCCTGCCCGCCGTGAAGCTGGGCGTAATCCAGCCGGGCCTCTTCCATGATGGCGAGGATCTCCTCCGCCCCTTGCTCCACGAAAACGCCCACGCGCGCCATGCCGGCCGTGCCGATGGCGGCGGCCGCCTGCGGCGTGAGATGGCGCGGGCTCGCGGGGTGGAAGATGAAGCCGCAGAAGGCAGCACCCAGGCGCGCGGCCGCGTCCGCATCCCGCTGGCGTGTCAAGCCGCAGACCTTAATCCGCATGCGCCTCCTCCCCCCCGAGCAGCCGCCCGAGGGCCGCGCCGGGCTCGCCGCCGGCCATGAGCGCCGTGCCCACGAGGGCCGCGGCATAGCCCGCGTCCGCCGCCTGTCGGAGATGCGCGAAGCTGTCCATGCCGCTCGCCGCGATCCAGCTTTCGCCGGAAAGCGGCGGGTGCTCGCGAATGAGCGTGAGCGGCGCGTCCCTGTCCACCTTGAGGCTGTCGAGGTCGCGCGCATTGACCTGGATGATGCGGGCGCCGCTCTCGCGGGCGAGGGCGACATCTTCCGCGTCGAACACTTCCACCACCGCGGCCATGCCGTGGCCCTCGGCCCGCTCGCGCAGGGCGCGGAGCACCGCCGGCTTTGGGGTGAGGCGCACGATGAGCAGGAGGGCCGAAGCCGGGGTCGCGGCCGTGGCCTCCACCTGCAAGGGGTCGAAGATGAAGTCCTTGCGCAACAGGGGCAGCCGCTGTGGGCCGGCAGCTTCGAGCGCCCGGGCCGCGCGCCCGAGGAAGCCGAGCTCCCCGTGGAACCATTCCTCTTCCGTGAGCACGGACATGGCCGCTGCGCCGGCCCCGGCATATTGCCGCGCCACATCCTCGACCGTGAGGTGCTCGCAGATGATTCCCTTCGAGGGGGAGGCCCGCTTGTATTCCGCCACCACGTTGAGCGGCCCCTGTGCCGGCCGCGCGGTGAGGGCGGCGGCAAAGTCGGGCCGCGGGCCGGCCCAGGCGACGGGCAATGCGCCCGCATCGGCGGCGCGGCGCAGGGCCGAGAGCTCCGCCGCCTTGGCCGCGCGGAAGCGCTCAAGCCGCATGGAGCACCTCCCGGCCGGCGCCCGCGCGCACGGCCTCCTTGGCGCGGGCCATGGCCTCGCCAAGGTCGAGCCCGTCCTCCAGCAGGTAGACGGCGAGGCCCACGTTGAGGGCCACCATGTCGAGCATGGCTTCGGGCCCGCGCCCGGCCAGCAGCTCCCTGAGGATGGCCACGGCCTCCTCGCGGTTCTGCACGGCGAGGTCGCGCGGGCGGCAGGTGTGGGCGAGGCCGAAATCCGCCGGGTCGAGCTTCAGCGGACGCACTTCGCCCCCTCGCAGCAGGGCCACGGTGGCCGGCCCCATGGGCGTCACCTCGTCGTAGCCGCCGGCCCCGCAGACAACAGCCCCGCAGCGCAGCGGCGTCTGGCGCAGGGTCTGCGCCACCAGTTCCACCAGTTCGGGCCGGGCCACGCCCATGAGCAGGTGGCTCGGCCGGGCCGGGTTGATCATGGGCCCCAGGATGTTGAAAAGCGTGCGCACGCCGAGCTCGCGCCGCAGGGGCCCGATATTCTTGAAGGCCGGGTGGAAGCGCGGCGCGAAGAGAAAGGCGAAGTTGCGGCGCGCCACGGAGTCGGCCACGGCCGCCGGGTCGGCGTCGAGGTCCACGCCCAGGGCCTCCAGCGCGTCGGCGCTGCCGCAGGTGGAGGAGACCGCGCGGTTGCCGTGCTTCACCACCCGGTAGCCCATGCCCGCCAGGGTGAGCGAGGCGGCGGTGGAGCAGTTGAAGGAATGGCGCCCGTCGCCGCCCGTGCCCACCACGTCGATGCAGGTGCCCCCGATGCCCTCCACCGCAACGGCGCGGGCCAGCGCCGCGCGCGAGGCGTGGGCCAGCTCCAGCGCGCTCTCGCCCTTCATGCGCAGCCCCATGAGCAGGCCTCCGGCCTGCGCTGCCGTGAGCCGGCCATCCATGAGGGCGGCGAAGGCCGAGGCCGCCATGTCGGCCGTGAGGTCTTCGCGCGCGGCCAGGCGGTCGAGGATGGCCGCCATGTCGGGCGGCGCGGCCTTGGCGGCCTCCAGCGTGCCCGGGAAGTTGGCGAGCAGCCGGTCGCCGTCGGGCGTCAGCACGGATTCGGGATGGAACTGCACGCCCACCCAGGGCCGGTCGCGGTAGCGCAGGGCCATGACCTCGCCCTCGGGGCCACGCGCCGTCACCTCCAGGCGCTCGGCCGCATCACCGGCCACGCGTACCACGAGGGAGTGGTACCGCCCCACGGTGAGCGGGTTCGGCAGGCCCTCAAAAAGGCCCTTGCCGTCATGCACGATGTCCGACTGCTTGCCGTGCATGACTTCGGGCGCAAGGGTGATCTCGGCGCCGGCATGCAGCCCCAGCAACTGGTGCCCGAGGCACACGCCGAGCACGGGCACCGCTGGCTCGCGGGCCTCAAGGCGGCGCAGGAATTCCGGGCAGAGGCCCGCGTTTTCCGGGCGCCCGGGCCCGGGCGAGATGCAGACCATCTCCAGGCGCGGGTCGTTCGCCATGTCCAGCAGGGCCGGGTCGTCGTTGGCCATGACCACGGGCGCGCGCCCGAGGCCGTAAAAGGCCTGAACGAGGTTGTAGGTGAAGGAGTCATAATTATCGATGAGCAGGAACATGGTCATCCTCCCCGCAGGCGAGCGCGGCGCGCATGATGGCAGACTTGTTGAGCACTTCCTTCCACTCCAGTTCAGGGTCGGAATCGTGCACGATGCCGCCCCCGGCCTGCCAGAAGAGCTGCCCGTCCCGCTGCCACATGCAGCGGATGGCGATGCCCATGTCGAGATTGACCTGGGCCGCCGCCTCCTCGGGCGTGGCGGCGTCCTTGTCCGCGCCGCCAAGGCCGATCCAGCCGATGCAGCCCGCGTAGGGGCCGCGCGGCTCGCCTTCCAGCTCGCGGATGATCTCCATGGCGCGGCGCTTGGGCGCGCCCGACACCGTGCCCGCCGGGAAGGCCGCCGCGAGCACGTCCACGGCGTCCGGCTTGCGGTCTCCCGCGTCGCCGGAGCTGCCGGCGGCGGCGCCGAGAACGGCGGTCACGCGGCTCGTGAGGTGCATGACATGGGAGAAGCGCTCCACCTCCATGAAGCGCTCCACCGCAACGCTGCCCGGGCGCGCCATGCGGCCGAGGTCGTTGCGGCCGAGGTCCACCAGCATCACATGCTCGGCGCGCTCCTTGGGGTCGGCGAGCAGTTCTGCGGCCATGGCCTCGTCCTCGGCGTCGGTGCGTCCTCGGCGGCGCGTGCCCGCGATGGGCGAGAGCGTGAGCTTGCCCGCCTCGCAGCGCACCATGACCTCCGGGGAGGAGCCGAAGAGCGTGATCCCGGGAAAGCGCATGCAGAACATGTAAGGCGAGGCGTTGAGCCGGCGCAGGCGGCGGTAGCAGTCAAAGGCGTCCCCCGCGAATGGCGTGGAGAAACGGTTGGACGGCACCACCTGGATGGCCTCGCCCTGGCGCAAGAGCTCGCGGATGCGGCGCACCATGGCCTTGTAGCGTTCCCCGCCGGCCATGGCGCCCGCGCCCGGCTCGAGCGTGGGCGCGCAGCCCGGCGCGTCGCGGCCGGAAGTGGGCTCGCGGTGTTCGCCGAGACTGACCTCGCAGAGCCGGTGATAGAGATGGTCGAACAGGAGCACCGTGCCCGGGAGCGCCAGGGCGCCTTCCGCCTCCTCGGGGGGCAGCGCCGGGGCCAGCGCCGGCTGGAAGAGCCCGGCCATGCCGAAGCCGAAATAGCCGTACAGGGCGCGGGTGATGGGCGGCAGGTCCTGCACCTGGCCGTCCTTGCCCTCGGGCGGCAGGATGCGGATGCGGCCGATGAGCGCGCGCAATCCCTCCACAAAGGGCGTGCCCTCGAGGTCGCGCAGCGGAGCGAAGCGCTCGTCGCGCACATCCAGCGCGAGGCGCCCCTCCCGGCAGGAGGCGATAAGCGCCATGTCGCAGCCAAGCACGCTGTAACGCCCCCAGCGGCCGTCCACCTCGGCGCTTTCCAGCAGGATGCCTTCGCCAGCGCCCACCATGCCGAGCCAGAGGCTGATGGGCGTGTCCATGTCCGCCGGGAGCCAGCGCGCCCGCTGGCGGATCGTCACCATGCCTTTCTCTGTATCCATGTTCCTTCTCCGGCGCGTGCCGCGCCCGCAAAGGGGAATAAAAAAAGCGCCGCCCCCCGAAGGGAGGCGGCGCTGCCATGCACCGACTGGACCGCGAACGCCTATGCCCGCGCCACTCCCTTCGTCAAGAGAGAGCAACGCCACCAGAGACGGAACGAGGAATGGCTGCCGCAGGAAAGACCCGCAGCAACGCCGGCCGCCATAACGCCGCAAGCCGCCGCGGGCTGGGGGCCCCGGCAGGAAGAGCGGTATGTGGAGGCGGCAGGAAACATAAAGACCTCGTCCAGTTCGCGTTGAGAGCAGCCTAGACGCAAGCGGCGCCCATTGTCAAGCGTGGCGCGGGGGCACCGCACCCAAACACCGATATTCTCCCGGCACCCCTGCGAAAAACGGCCGGGACACAGGCCCCGGCCATTTTTCTCCGCCCCATCCGCGCAAGGCGCCGACACGCCGGCCCGCGCGAGGGCGGAAAGGCGCGACAGGGATCAGTCCTGCCACTCCTTGCCGTCGTAGCGGATGAGCTCGTTGAGGTTGCGGGCGCGCACCTGGGTGCAGGGCGCGGAAAGCGCGGCCTGACGCGTGGCGCCGCGGCATTCGAAGACACGCTCCTGGTAGCGGATGAAGCCCACATACTGGCCGTTGGCACCGGGCCGCATTTCCGTGCTCACGTTGTTGGTGTCCACCTCAAGATAGGTCGCCACGTATTCGCCGCCGACCTTCTTCACTTCCTTGTTGGCCTTGTTGGGCAACAGGGTGCGCTTGGACTGGTTGACGAGTTTCTGGCCCATCTTGTCCAGTTCGGCCTTGATCTGGGCTTCGGACTTGGCGCCCTTCCTGGCGGCGGTCTTCGCGGCCGCCTTGGCCGGCGCCTTCTTGGCCGGTGCCTTGGCGGCCTCGGCGGCGGGCGCGGGCTCGGCGGCAGGCGCCGCGGCCTCCCCGGCCGGGGCGGGCGTGACGGTCTCGCTTTCTTCGGAGCTCGTGAACCAGGCGCAGCCGCCGGCCATGAGGGAAAGGGCAACAACGAACACCAGTGCTTTTCGCATCAGCTACCTCGCGTCAGGATGGTTTGAACATAATCAAGGCCGGGCGGCATGCGCCGCCCGGCCGGAATCAGGGATGGTCGGTCAGCAGAGCCTAGTCGAAGGAAATCTCGACGCGGCGGTTCATGTAGCGGCCTTCCTCGGTATGGTTGTCATACTTGAAGGACTTGCCGCAGCCGATGGCCGTCATGCGGCTGGCCGGGATGCCCTGCTTCTCGAGGTAGTTCTTCACGGCATTGGCGCGGTTCTGGGAGAGAACCTTGTTGTAGGCGTCAGAGCCGATGTAGTCGGT
Encoded proteins:
- a CDS encoding phosphoribosylanthranilate isomerase, whose product is MRIKVCGLTRQRDADAAARLGAAFCGFIFHPASPRHLTPQAAAAIGTAGMARVGVFVEQGAEEILAIMEEARLDYAQLHGGQDRASAERIGPSRVIRVLWPERYASRAELMADMEAHAPACAWFLLEAGRGGGGSGRPQDWGRLAGLRPPRPWLLAGGLSPLNVASAVAACGPDGLDFNSGVEEAPGKKSPELLAAALAAASGASGEHI
- a CDS encoding indole-3-glycerol-phosphate synthase, whose translation is MRLERFRAAKAAELSALRRAADAGALPVAWAGPRPDFAAALTARPAQGPLNVVAEYKRASPSKGIICEHLTVEDVARQYAGAGAAAMSVLTEEEWFHGELGFLGRAARALEAAGPQRLPLLRKDFIFDPLQVEATAATPASALLLIVRLTPKPAVLRALRERAEGHGMAAVVEVFDAEDVALARESGARIIQVNARDLDSLKVDRDAPLTLIREHPPLSGESWIAASGMDSFAHLRQAADAGYAAALVGTALMAGGEPGAALGRLLGGEEAHAD
- the trpD gene encoding anthranilate phosphoribosyltransferase, whose amino-acid sequence is MFLLIDNYDSFTYNLVQAFYGLGRAPVVMANDDPALLDMANDPRLEMVCISPGPGRPENAGLCPEFLRRLEAREPAVPVLGVCLGHQLLGLHAGAEITLAPEVMHGKQSDIVHDGKGLFEGLPNPLTVGRYHSLVVRVAGDAAERLEVTARGPEGEVMALRYRDRPWVGVQFHPESVLTPDGDRLLANFPGTLEAAKAAPPDMAAILDRLAAREDLTADMAASAFAALMDGRLTAAQAGGLLMGLRMKGESALELAHASRAALARAVAVEGIGGTCIDVVGTGGDGRHSFNCSTAASLTLAGMGYRVVKHGNRAVSSTCGSADALEALGVDLDADPAAVADSVARRNFAFLFAPRFHPAFKNIGPLRRELGVRTLFNILGPMINPARPSHLLMGVARPELVELVAQTLRQTPLRCGAVVCGAGGYDEVTPMGPATVALLRGGEVRPLKLDPADFGLAHTCRPRDLAVQNREEAVAILRELLAGRGPEAMLDMVALNVGLAVYLLEDGLDLGEAMARAKEAVRAGAGREVLHAA
- a CDS encoding anthranilate synthase component I family protein; amino-acid sequence: MDTEKGMVTIRQRARWLPADMDTPISLWLGMVGAGEGILLESAEVDGRWGRYSVLGCDMALIASCREGRLALDVRDERFAPLRDLEGTPFVEGLRALIGRIRILPPEGKDGQVQDLPPITRALYGYFGFGMAGLFQPALAPALPPEEAEGALALPGTVLLFDHLYHRLCEVSLGEHREPTSGRDAPGCAPTLEPGAGAMAGGERYKAMVRRIRELLRQGEAIQVVPSNRFSTPFAGDAFDCYRRLRRLNASPYMFCMRFPGITLFGSSPEVMVRCEAGKLTLSPIAGTRRRGRTDAEDEAMAAELLADPKERAEHVMLVDLGRNDLGRMARPGSVAVERFMEVERFSHVMHLTSRVTAVLGAAAGSSGDAGDRKPDAVDVLAAAFPAGTVSGAPKRRAMEIIRELEGEPRGPYAGCIGWIGLGGADKDAATPEEAAAQVNLDMGIAIRCMWQRDGQLFWQAGGGIVHDSDPELEWKEVLNKSAIMRAALACGEDDHVPAHR
- a CDS encoding translation initiation factor 2 → MRKALVFVVALSLMAGGCAWFTSSEESETVTPAPAGEAAAPAAEPAPAAEAAKAPAKKAPAKAAAKTAARKGAKSEAQIKAELDKMGQKLVNQSKRTLLPNKANKEVKKVGGEYVATYLEVDTNNVSTEMRPGANGQYVGFIRYQERVFECRGATRQAALSAPCTQVRARNLNELIRYDGKEWQD